The genomic interval GCAGTGGGTCGATTACCTGGAGGAGATTCTGGAACGCCGACTGTCGAAGCCGCAGCGGGTGCTTGACCTGTGCTGTGGAACCGGGAAGGTCGGGGTGGAGATGCTGCGCCGGGGCTACGAGGTCTACGGCGTCGATCTCTCGGAGCCGATGGTGAGAGGCTGCGGGACGCAGAATCCGGCTTTGCCGGCAGCCGTGCAGGATGCCTGTGCCCTGGGCCTGAAGCCGGAGACCTTTGACCTGGTCGTCTCGCTGTATGATAGCCTGAACTACGTGCTGGAGCCGGAGAGGCTTCAGAACTGCTTTCAGGATGTCTACTCCTCACTGGCGCCACGCGGGCTGTTCATCTTTGACCTGAACACGATTCGTGCCCTGAGCATCGGCCTCTTCACCCAGAACAATCTGCGGAGCAAGGACCCGCTCTTGTACTCGTGGAAGGCGAACTGGGATGCCTCGCGCCACCTGTGCCGGGTGGACATGTGGTTCAACTGGCGCGGCGATGGCGTGGACCAGATATATGAGGAAACGCACTGGCAGCGCGGGTATGAGAAGGAAGAGGTCCTGGAGATGTTGAAGTCAGCAGGACTTAGTAACATCAGCGTCTTCCACGCCTTCACCTTTCGCCCGGCTGCTCGCACTAGTGACCGACTCTACTACGTAGCCCGCAAGGAGTAACAGCAGATGAAGCCGCCCAGGATCGCACAGCTCATCGCACTCGTGGGGTTGGCGGTCGGCCTGATCGGTCTCTCCGGCTGCAAGGGTGCCCAGTCCGTGGCCGGAGACACCGCTGAGGCGACCGCCAAGGCCTTCGCCGAAGCGCTGAACTCGGAAGACTACGAGCGGGCTGCGAAGGCCTTCGACTATGAGGTCTATGCCCGCGCGAACTTCGAGGACTGGGACAACATCGCTCCCAACCAGCGCCGGCAGATCGTCGGCAAGCTCGTCCAGCAGAAGGAGCAGACCCTCAGCCCCCTCAAGAAGAAGCTGGGCGGCAACATCAAGGCAGG from Armatimonadia bacterium carries:
- a CDS encoding class I SAM-dependent methyltransferase produces the protein MLVKIFGRQKEEAPPTRPGHGEFDGVATHYDFLMRQVPYRQWVDYLEEILERRLSKPQRVLDLCCGTGKVGVEMLRRGYEVYGVDLSEPMVRGCGTQNPALPAAVQDACALGLKPETFDLVVSLYDSLNYVLEPERLQNCFQDVYSSLAPRGLFIFDLNTIRALSIGLFTQNNLRSKDPLLYSWKANWDASRHLCRVDMWFNWRGDGVDQIYEETHWQRGYEKEEVLEMLKSAGLSNISVFHAFTFRPAARTSDRLYYVARKE